The following proteins are encoded in a genomic region of Sylvia atricapilla isolate bSylAtr1 chromosome 14, bSylAtr1.pri, whole genome shotgun sequence:
- the SPARC gene encoding SPARC produces MRAWIFFLLCLAGKALTAPQEALPDETEVIEDPTTEEPVGANPVQVEVGEFEEPTEDVEEIVAENPCQNHHCKHGKVCEVDDNNSPMCVCQDPSSCPATAGVFEKVCGTDNKTYDSSCHFFATKCTLEGTKKGHKLHLDYIGPCKFIPACLDTELTEFPLRMRDWLKNVLITLYERDEDNNLLTEKQKLKVKKIHENEKRLEAGDHTVELLARDFEKNYNMYIFPVHWQFGQLDQHPMDGYLSHTELAPLRAPLIPMEHCTTRFFEACDLDNDKYIALEEWASCFGIKEKDIDKDLVI; encoded by the exons ATGAGGGCCtggattttcttcctcctctgcctggcaGGCAAAGCCCTGACAGCACCG caggaggctctGCCCGATGAGACAGAGGTCATTGAAGATCCCACCACAGAG GAGCCCGTGGGGGCTAATCCTGTCCAGGTGGAGGTGGGAGAGTTTGAGGAACCCACGGAGGATGTAGAGGAGATTGTTGCAGAGA acccCTGCCAGAACCACCACTGCAAGCACGGCAAGGTGTGCGAGGTGGATGACAACAACTCACCCATGTGTGTGTGCCAGGACCCCTCCAGCTGCCCCGCCACTGCTGGCGTCTTCGAGAAG GTCTGTGGCACTGACAACAAGACCTACGACTCCTCCTGCCATTTCTTTGCCACCAAGTGCACCTTGGAGGGAACCAAGAAGGGACACAAGCTGCACCTGGACTACATTGGGCCCTGCAAAT TCATCCCAGCCTGCCTGGACACAGAGCTGACCGAGTTCCCCCTGCGCATGCGGGACTGGCTCAAGAACGTGCTGATCACTCTGTACGAGCGCGACGAGGACAACAACCTGCTGACTGAGAAGCAGAAGCTCAAG GTGAAGAAGATCCATGAGAACGAGAAGCGCCTGGAGGCCGGTGACCACACCGTGGAGCTCTTGGCCAGGGACTTTGAGAAGAACTACAACATGTACATCTTCCCTGTGCACTGGCAGTTCGGACAGCTGGACCAGCACCCCATGGATGG GTACCTGTCCCACACCGAGCTGGCCCCACTGCGTGCCCCCCTGATCCCCATGGAGCACTGCACCACTCGCTTCTTCGAGGCCTGTGACCTGGACAACGACAAGTACATCGCCCTGGAGGAGTGGGCCAGCTGCTTTGGCATCAAGGAGA AGGACATAGACAAGGATCTTGTGATCTAA